CGCGAAAGGCCGCGCCGCCGCCCTGCACCGCAGCCTGCATCAGCGCGGGCTTGGCTGGCAGATCGACGATATCGGTCGCGGCGATCGCGTCGGCCGTCGGCGCGCGGCGCTTCGCGTCGGCGGCGAGTTCCTGCTCGAGCTGCCCGCGGCTCGACCAGCCGAGGACGCCTTTCGTGGCATCATCGATCATCGGCCAGGCCGGGTAGAGTATGACGTAGCCGAGCGCCCAGACGATCGTCAGATAGAAGGTCCACAGCCACCAGCGCGGCAAGGGCGTATTGAGCTCCTCGATGCCGTCCCACTCATGGCCGACCGTGCTCGTGCCGGTCGCTTCGTCGATGCGTTTCTGCTCAACCATGTTCGTCGTCCTTGAAGATCATGTTCGCGGCTTCATCGTTGCGCGTGCGCGCGGCCTTGCGAAACGGCCAGGCCACGAGGCCGAGGAAAAGGACGGCCATGGCAAGCAGCCCCCAGCTGTCGGCGAAATGGCGGAGCGCGTCGTAGGTCATGGCGCTTTCGCCTGGGCGGGAGCGATTTCCGCTTCGTGCGGACGTTCCTGCGGTCCTGCCTTGTCGACGTCGACGAGGGTGCCGAGCATCTGGAGATAGGCGACGAGCGCATCCATCTCGGTAATGCGATCAGGATCGCCGTCGAAGTCGCGGACCTGCGCCTTGGGATAGCGCTTGGCGAGATCGCCCGCCCCCGCTTCGGGATTGGCCTGCGCCGCGATATCGTCGTTCGCCTTGGCGATATCGGCCTTCGTGTACGGCACGCCGACCCGGTATAGCGCGGTGAGGTCGTTTCGCATGTCGCCGGTCTCGAGGTCGTGGTCGGCGAGGAAGGCGTAGGGCGGCATGATCGATTCGGGCACGACGCTCCTGGGATCGATCAGATGGGCGCGATGCCATTCGTCCGAGTAGCGCCCGCCGACGCGGGCGAGGTCGGGTCCGGTGCGCTTCGATCCCCATTGGAAAGGATGATCGTACATGCTCTCGGCCGCGAGGCTGTAATGGCCATAGCGCTCGACCTCATCGCGGAACGGACGGATCATCTGGCTGTGACAGGTGTAGCAGCCTTCGCGCATATAGATGTTGCGCCCGGCAAGCTCGAGCGGCGTGTAGGGCCGCATGCCGTCGACCTTCTCGATCGTGTTGTCGATCCAGAACAGCGGCGCGATTTCGACGATGCCGCCGATCGTGACCGCGACGAGCGCGAAGAGACCGAGCAGGCTGACATTGCGCTCGAGAATCTTGTGGCTGAAGCCCTTTTCGTCGTTGTTCTTGGCCATGGATGGGCTCCTTATTCGGCGGGCGCGAGGGCGAGCGGGCGATCCGCCGCCACATTGTGCGGAGTTTCGGTCATCGGCTTCTCGGCACGCACCTTGCCGGCGAGCGTCGCCCAGACATTGACGATCATGATGAGGAAGCCCGCGAGATACATTGCCCCGCCTGCGGCGCGGATCAGATACATCGGGTGCATCGCGGCAACGCTTTCGGCAAAGCTGTAGACGAGGTAGCCGTCAGCCCCATATTCGCGCCACATCAGCCCCTGCATGATGCCCGCAACCCACATCGACGCGGCGTAGAAAACGATCCCGACGGTTGCGAGCCAGAAGTGCCAGTTGACCATGCGCAGGCTGTAGAGGCGCGGACGGCCCCACAGGCGCGGCACGAGATAATAGACGCAAGCGAAGGTGATCATGCCGTTCCAGCCGAGCGCGCCCGAATGGACGTGCCCGATCGTCCAGTCGGTGTAATGCGACATCGAGTTGACCCATTTGATCGACATCATCGGGCCTTCGAAGGTACTCATGCCGTAGAAGGCGAGCGCCATCACCATCATGCGGATGATCGGGTCGGTGCGGATCTTGTCCCACGCGCCATTCAGCGTCATCAGGCCGTTGATCATCCCGCCCCAGCTCGGCATCCACAGCATGATCGAGAAGACCATGCCGAGCGTCTGCGCCCAGTCGGGCAGCGCAGTGTAGTGAAGGTGGTGCGGTCCCGCCCAGATGTAGAGGAAGATCAGCGACCAGAAGTGGATGATCGACAGGCGGTAGGAATAGACCGGCCGCTCGGCCTGCTTCGGCACGAAATAATACATCATCGCAAGGAAGCCCGCGGTCAGGAAGAAGCCGACCGCGTTATGCCCGTACCACCACTGCGTCAGCGCATCCTGGACGCCCGCGAAGGCGGCATAGCTCTTCGATCCGAAGATGCTCGCAGGCATCGACAGATTGTTGACGAGGTGCAGCATCGCGATGGTGATGATGAAACTGAGGTAGAACCAGTTCGCGACATAGATATGCGGCTCGCGGCGCTTCACGATCGTGCCGAGAAAGACGACGAGATAGGCGACCCAGACGATCGTCAGCCAGAGATCTACATACCATTCGGGTTCGGCATATTCCTTCGCCTCGGTGACCCCCATCAAATAGCCGGTCGCGGCGAGTACGATGAAGAGCTGGTAACCCCAGAAAACGAAACGTGCGAGCGTGGGGAAAGCGAGCCGCGCGCGGCAGGTACGCTGGACGACATAACAGCTTGTCGCGATCAGCGCATTGCCGCCAAAGGCGAAGATCACCGCCGAGGTATGCAGCGGGCGCAGGCGCCCGAAGGTCGTATATTCGAACCCTAGATTGAGCGCCGGAAAGGCGAGCTGCAGCGCGATGAACAGCCCCGCCGCCATGCCCGCGAGGCCCCAGAAAAGTGTCGCGATGACGCCCCAGCGGATCGGGTCGTCATCATAGACGCCCTCGTCCGCGGGCATTTTGAGCAAGCCGTGCGCGATCGCCTCATAATCGGCGCGCGACACGGTCGCCCAGAGCATCAGCAGGCAGGCGAGCGCGACGATGAACATGTGGACAGCAAAGGGCGCATCGACTGCCACGGCCGCCATCACCAGCGCCAACAGGGCCAGCCCGAGCCATCCCCCCGCCTTTGCTACCAGAGTGTCCATATCGCTTGCCCCTGCGTGATGCGGCTTCGTTGCCGCATGGTTCGGCACCGCTCTTGGCCGCGCGGGCGGGCAAAAACATTGACCAAGATCAACCAACAGATTGCGCGGCATCAATGCAGGGTGACCGCACCTGGGTGCAGGGAGCCCGCGTCAACGCAAGGAGCAACGACCATGAAAAAGCATAATCTCTCCCTGATTGGTGACACGCCTCGAAGAGGAGACCCGGATCGGCAAAGGCGGGACCCTGGCGGCGCAGCTGTCGCGGCTCGACCTGATCGTGCTCGACGAGCTCGGTTATCTGCCGTTCGCCCGCTCGGGAGGGCAGTTGCTGTTCCACCTCATCAGCAAGCTTTATGAGCGGACCAGCGTCATCATCACCACGAACCTCGCCTTCGGCGAATGGCCGACCGTGTTCGGCGATCCCAAGATGACCACGGCGCTGCTCGACCGCGTCACCCACCACTGCGATATCGTCGAGACGGGCAACGACAGCTGGCGCTTCAAAAACCGCAGCTGACAGCCACCTTCGGCGCCTTCAAAAATCTATCTTGCGCTGCGCGCGCCTCCGGTCGGGCTACGCCCGCCCTCCGCCGCACGCAGCGCAAGGCCATCTTCAACAAACCAGCATCATATTATCCGAAAAGGGGGTCCCTCTTCGACGCCGATCGGGGGTCCCTTTTGAACGCCGTTTGACAATCCTGCTTGTCGGCGTCGCCTTCCGCCTCGGACGCCGCTGGTTTCCGACCACCGTTCCCTCACAAGCCTGAGTATCATGACAGAACTGCCCTACACGCGCCTGCGCTCGCTGGCCGATCCCGTCCACTTCCCCGCCTTGAATGCCGAATATATCCGCACGCAGCCGGCGCTCGGATTCGGCCTGCTCGATCCAGCGCCGCGCATTCTTCTGCTCTACGGATCCTTGCGCAAACGCTCCTATTCGCGGCTCGTCGTCGAAGAAACGGCGCGCCTTCTCCAGCTCTTCGGTTGCGAAACGCGGATCTTCGACCCGTCCGACCTGCCCCTCCCCGACCAGATCGCCGACGACGATCACCCGGCAGTCGAGGAGCTGCGGCAGCATTCCATCTGGTCCGAAGGCCAAGTCTGGTGCAGCCCCGAGCGGCATGGCCAGATCACCGGCATCATGAAGGCGCAGGTCGACCATCTTCCGCTTGCCTACAAAGGCCTCCGCCCTACACAGGGGCGCACACTTGCGGTCATGCAGGTGTCGGCAGGGTCGCAATCGTTCAACAGCGTCAATACGCTCCGCATCCTCGGCCGCTGGATGCGGATGATCACCATCCCGAACCAGTCGAGTGTCGCCAAGGCCTATCAGGAGTTCGACGAGGGGGGGCGCATGCTGCCATCGAGCTATTATGACCGTATCGTCGATGTCGCCGAAGAACTTGTCCGCTTCACCGTGCTAACGCGCGGTCATGCGGACCAGCTTGTCGACCGCTATTCGGAACGTAAAGATCGAAAGGAGCCCGTGGTGACACCCGCCCAACTGGCAGGATTGCCCGGCACGTGACTATCCTCTCAAGTCATTCATGGTCGGCCTGATCTAACCGAACGGGCAAAGATAGCTGCCGGCGCGGAAGACTTCGGAGCCATACGACCGACCGGGAAAGTGCTGCCTTTCCTGCAGCGGTGTCGAGATCGAACTGATACTCGTGCCCGAGTGGAGGCTCATATTCGGCCTTAAAGAACAAACGATCGACGGCAACGCCCTTAGCCTCAAGGCTATCGGCGAAACTGACCGATTGCGGCCCCAGTGGATCCGCGTTGCCTGCGCTGACAAATGCGGGGGGATAGTTCGACGTGATGCTCGGTCCGAAATTTATAGACTCAAAGCCCTGGGCGTCGCGCCAATCACGCTTGCCGCTGTAGGCCCAACTCGTCGATTTCACGAACCATCCGATTAATCCGCCACCTTCGCCCATCTTGGTGATGTCGTAAACGCCGCAGAACAAGAGAACGCCGGCGATCTGCTGATACGATATCGACGGCACGATGCCGACGGTTCGGGCATAATCCGGGTCCGCGATCACCGCAGCCGTTTGCGCTGCGATCTGCGCGCCGGCACTGTCGCCGGCGAGAACGATGTGGTCCCGATCCACACCCAGAGCCTGTGCGTTTTGCGACAGATAGCCCAGCGCTCTGTTCACCTGCCTGACTGGCATGGGATATTTTTCGCCCGGGGCAATCGTGTAGTCGATATTCACGACTATGAATCCCTGTCCCGCCAGTATCTTCGTATAGTTGGCGAGGTCGCTCCGCCTGCCGGAGACAAACCCTCCGCCATGCACCCAGACGACGGTCGGCGCTCCGGTCAGAACGCGCTTCGGACGATGAATATCCATGAATGCATCCGCATCTTTAGGGTCGTATTGCCTTGTCTCGGTCTGGATCGAGCGTGGCAGATGCTTTTCAAGTTTCGCGG
The Sphingopyxis macrogoltabida genome window above contains:
- a CDS encoding cbb3-type cytochrome c oxidase subunit 3 codes for the protein MTYDALRHFADSWGLLAMAVLFLGLVAWPFRKAARTRNDEAANMIFKDDEHG
- the ccoO gene encoding cytochrome-c oxidase, cbb3-type subunit II, with product MAKNNDEKGFSHKILERNVSLLGLFALVAVTIGGIVEIAPLFWIDNTIEKVDGMRPYTPLELAGRNIYMREGCYTCHSQMIRPFRDEVERYGHYSLAAESMYDHPFQWGSKRTGPDLARVGGRYSDEWHRAHLIDPRSVVPESIMPPYAFLADHDLETGDMRNDLTALYRVGVPYTKADIAKANDDIAAQANPEAGAGDLAKRYPKAQVRDFDGDPDRITEMDALVAYLQMLGTLVDVDKAGPQERPHEAEIAPAQAKAP
- the ccoN gene encoding cytochrome-c oxidase, cbb3-type subunit I → MDTLVAKAGGWLGLALLALVMAAVAVDAPFAVHMFIVALACLLMLWATVSRADYEAIAHGLLKMPADEGVYDDDPIRWGVIATLFWGLAGMAAGLFIALQLAFPALNLGFEYTTFGRLRPLHTSAVIFAFGGNALIATSCYVVQRTCRARLAFPTLARFVFWGYQLFIVLAATGYLMGVTEAKEYAEPEWYVDLWLTIVWVAYLVVFLGTIVKRREPHIYVANWFYLSFIITIAMLHLVNNLSMPASIFGSKSYAAFAGVQDALTQWWYGHNAVGFFLTAGFLAMMYYFVPKQAERPVYSYRLSIIHFWSLIFLYIWAGPHHLHYTALPDWAQTLGMVFSIMLWMPSWGGMINGLMTLNGAWDKIRTDPIIRMMVMALAFYGMSTFEGPMMSIKWVNSMSHYTDWTIGHVHSGALGWNGMITFACVYYLVPRLWGRPRLYSLRMVNWHFWLATVGIVFYAASMWVAGIMQGLMWREYGADGYLVYSFAESVAAMHPMYLIRAAGGAMYLAGFLIMIVNVWATLAGKVRAEKPMTETPHNVAADRPLALAPAE
- the arsH gene encoding arsenical resistance protein ArsH, whose translation is MTELPYTRLRSLADPVHFPALNAEYIRTQPALGFGLLDPAPRILLLYGSLRKRSYSRLVVEETARLLQLFGCETRIFDPSDLPLPDQIADDDHPAVEELRQHSIWSEGQVWCSPERHGQITGIMKAQVDHLPLAYKGLRPTQGRTLAVMQVSAGSQSFNSVNTLRILGRWMRMITIPNQSSVAKAYQEFDEGGRMLPSSYYDRIVDVAEELVRFTVLTRGHADQLVDRYSERKDRKEPVVTPAQLAGLPGT
- a CDS encoding alpha/beta hydrolase, producing MRKVLIGLFIAVATFAAAFLLSPWPSVLVIRAIFDSGAAEASAKLEKHLPRSIQTETRQYDPKDADAFMDIHRPKRVLTGAPTVVWVHGGGFVSGRRSDLANYTKILAGQGFIVVNIDYTIAPGEKYPMPVRQVNRALGYLSQNAQALGVDRDHIVLAGDSAGAQIAAQTAAVIADPDYARTVGIVPSISYQQIAGVLLFCGVYDITKMGEGGGLIGWFVKSTSWAYSGKRDWRDAQGFESINFGPSITSNYPPAFVSAGNADPLGPQSVSFADSLEAKGVAVDRLFFKAEYEPPLGHEYQFDLDTAAGKAALSRSVVWLRSLPRRQLSLPVRLDQADHE